One Triticum dicoccoides isolate Atlit2015 ecotype Zavitan chromosome 4B, WEW_v2.0, whole genome shotgun sequence genomic window carries:
- the LOC119292309 gene encoding zinc finger BED domain-containing protein RICESLEEPER 3-like has protein sequence MDSSREAHFKCNYCGTLRDRDTQNKHIKKCMTFREHMHEVRMGFGQLSVNIGPAGAETEAAKSRRGEGSTEMEIDEEGEEKELTPMQLVARMIALEGCDPAILDSEHFKTLMRSSSSEVPLSRVIIEQMCDEIFDEASTAVYEGLSNTPGRVSVAVGKAKTLDRDVLYTACNFIDQKWKLHKVILDANVLVPNLPHNEPLSDVPEVYSTGSGTHHLTEEAPLSTSLPRVNLRHRLFMMAWGILPAYESDMDVRVNHSDGLKDQLSTEFPDTFPVQMGLLSTAFIDQVLERIARCLLFVDFDFKKRIRQELLKLDLTRDKRQQLYSKHIPQHLSTYDKNWYRNYCALRILRGENSALIHEFPKLADLLIKVFGAIHTAIQAIYIPSCPTSNLCLLELFKVRQVLQSEVKRSEAHPNVYEITTDFPNPEDITNCLSQAKKILDKAIEDSYLLWSVPLVMDPRYKLKRIESLFKREEYWLNKAAEMSSPKDKVLCKLKELYSKYTSKDGGNISMDMDSTGSEYLDDLDKYLDAPLITFKGKEKMDPNVPTEEGFDILDWWNKNQGLYPVVAEMARDALAMPASSRISSEQMAHVRSMIRGYSKKPLKRMDEATAQDAAEAEADAEMSAADAAMAVADAAMKAAVAARDAAQGEAAAKAADAAKAAEDVAVAATKAASALEEMEEEMEEEMEEEMEEEYTEATSQAVDAAENAVTQAKAAEKAASQAATAEPELAKKAAEAAALATKEAANNLKEILKIYKIIEQAKLNSWRRFMFCGSRDDEEKNKRPRSPGNEGNDPKRMRVD, from the coding sequence ATGGACTCCTCCCGAGAAGCCCACTTCAAATGCAATTATTGCGGAACGCTCCGAGACAGGGACACGCAAAACAAGCACATAAAGAAATGCATGACATTTAGGGAACATATGCATGAGGTGAGGATGGGTTTTGGTCAACTCTCAGTAAATATTGGCCCAGCTGGAGCAGAAACAGAGGCTGCCAAGAGCAGAAGGGGTGAAGGGTCGACAGAGATGGAGATCGATGAAGAGGGAGAAGAGAAAGAGCTGACACCTATGCAGTTGGTGGCTCGCATGATCGCGTTAGAAGGGTGCGATCCCGCGATCCTGGATAGTGAGCATTTCAAGACCTTAATGCGCAGCAGTTCGTCGGAGGTGCCTTTATCCCGCGTCATCATAGAGCAGATGTGCGATGAAATCTTTGATGAAGCAAGCACGGCTGTGTATGAGGGGCTAAGCAACACTCCTGGGCGGGTCAGCGTGGCAGTGGGCAAAGCTAAAACTCTGGACAGGGATGTCCTATATACGGCGTGCAACTTCATTGACCAGAAATGGAAGCTTCACAAGGTGATCCTGGATGCTAATGTCCTTGTGCCCAATCTTCCGCACAATGAGCCATTGTCAGATGTTCCAGAGGTCTACAGTACTGGAAGCGGAACCCACCATTTGACTGAAGAGGCCCCGTTGAGTACTTCTCTCCCAAGGGTAAATCTTCGTCACCGCTTGTTCATGATGGCATGGGGAATATTACCAGCTTATGAGTCTGACATGGATGTACGAGTGAATCACTCTGATGGTCTCAAGGATCAACTAAGCACGGAATTTCCTGATACCTTTCCAGTTCAAATGGGGCTACTTTCTACGGCATTTATAGACCAAGTCCTTGAGCGCATTGCTCGATGCCTTCTATTTGTGGATTTTGATTTCAAAAAGAGAATACGTCAAGAACTTCTGAAATTAGATCTGACAAGAGATAAGCGTCAACAGCTATATTCAAAACATATTCCCCAGCACCTATCCACATATGACAAGAATTGGTATCGGAACTACTGTGCCTTGAGAATTCTCCGAGGTGAAAATTCTGCTCTGATTCATGAATTCCCAAAACTGGCAGACCTATTGATCAAGGTTTTTGGTGCAATACATACTGCTATTCAAGCAATCTACATCCCCAGCTGTCCCACTTCAAATCTTTGTCTCCTAGAGTTATTCAAGGTCAGGCAGGTTCTGCAATCGGAAGTAAAAAGGAGTGAAGCCCACCCAAATGTCTATGAAATTACTACTGATTTTCCAAATCCTGAGGACATTACAAATTGTCTCAGCCAAGCAAAGAAAATTTTAGACAAGGCTATTGAAGACTCATACCTGCTCTGGTCCGTACCACTTGTAATGGACCCTCGGTACAAACTCAAACGCATAGAGTCCCTTTTCAAAAGGGAGGAGTATTGGCTCAATAAAGCTGCTGAGATGTCGTCACCCAAGGACAAGGTATTATGCAAGCTGAAAGAGCTGTACTCCAAATATACTAGTAAAGATGGTGGTAACATTTCCATGGACATGGACAGCACAGGCTCAGAATATTTGGATGATCTTGATAAATACCTTGATGCTCCTCTCATTACTTTCAAAGGGAAAGAAAAAATGGATCCCAATGTCCCTACAGAAGAAGGTTTTGATATTCTAGATTGGTGGAACAAAAATCAGGGCTTGTATCCTGTGGTAGCTGAAATGGCGCGGGACGCTCTGGCCATGCCCGCATCCAGCAGGATATCTTCTGAGCAGATGGCCCATGTCAGGAGCATGATTCGCGGTTACTCCAAAAAACCGCTCAAACGTATGGACGAAGCAACAGCACAAGACGCAGCAGAAGCAGAAGCAGATGCAGAGATGTCAGCAGCAGATGCAGCGATGGCTGTAGCAGATGCAGCGATGAAAGCAGCAGTTGCAGCGAGGGATGCAGCACAAGGCGAAGCAGCAGCAAAAGCAGCAGACGCGGCAAAAGCAGCGGAGGACGTTGCCGTGGCAGCGACTAAAGCAGCATCAgcactagaagaaatggaagaagaAATGGAAGAAGAAATGGAAGAAGAAATGGAAGAAGAATATACTGAGGCAACAAGTCAAGCAGTGGATGCAGCAGAAAATGCAGTTACACAAGCAAAAGCAGCAGAAAAGGCCGCATCACAGGCAGCAACAGCAGAACCCGAATTAGCAAAGAAGGCAGCTGAGGCAGCGGCACTAGCAACAAAGGAAGCAGCAAACAACTTGAAAGAAATATTGAAAATATATAAGATTATAGAACAAGCTAAACTAAATTCCTGGAGGCGATTCATGTTTTGTGGTAGTCGCGATGATGAAGAGAAGAACAAAAGGCCGAGGAGCCCTGGCAACGAAGGGAATGATCCAAAGAGGATGAGGGTGGACTAA